TATTGGTGGGCATTGTATTTCTCGGAGCCGATCCCCACATCCCACTGCTCTTAGGGGTCATTGTTGCTGCTGCGGTGGCGATTTTTGCCCTGAATTACACCTGGGAGGAGGTGGAAGGCAGTATTGTGGACGGCATTAAGCTTGCCATGCAGGCCATTGTTATTCTTATGATTATCGGTACCTTAGTTGGAACCTGGCTGCTGAGCGGTACGGTTCCCACACTGATTTACTACGGACTGCAAATACTATCCCCGGGAATTTTCTTAATTGCCACGTTACTGATCTGTTCCATCGTTTCCATTTCCGTAGGAAGCTCCTGGACCACGGTAGCCACCATCGGGGTAGCCCTGATGGGAGTAGGCCAGGGCCTTGGCATCCCTGTGGGAATCGTAGCCGGAGCCATTGTATCCGGTTCCTATTTCGGAGATAAGATGTCTCCCCTATCGGATACCACAAACTTAGCCCCGGCCATGGCCGGCGGCGAACTCTTTAGTCATATCAAGTACATGTTCTGGACCACCGGGCCCGCCTACATCATCGCCCTTATTATTTTCGGTGTGATGGGTGCCGGTTATGCCGGAGGGGAAATTGATACCGATCGAATCAATGCGATTTTAAATGCGTTGTCGGATAACTTTAATTTATCCCCATTACTGGCCATCCCGCCTTTACTGGTTATTGTGATTGTCATCTTTAAGGTTCCGGCGATTCCGGGACTGTTGGCGGGAACCTTCTTGGGCGGACTCTTCGCCTTCATTTTCCAAGGAGCGGGCCTTGGGGAGATCATTGATGCCGCCCATTACGGCTTCGGCATTGACACCGGCGTGGAAATCGTAGACGACCTGGTTTCCGGTGGCGGTCTCGACGGCATGATGTGGACCGTATCCCTGATTATCATCGCCCTGTCCCTGGGTGGCGTCCTGGAAAGCACGGGAATGCTCAGTGCCGTAGGCGATACCATTCTGACGGTGGCAAAAACCACGGGATCCTTGATCCTGGCGACCATTCTTTCCTGTATCGCCATTAACCTGTTATCCGGTGACCAGTACCTGGCCATCGTGGTACCGGGAAGAATGTTTAAAGACACCTATAAGGATAAGAACCTGTCTCCGATGGTCCTATCCCGAGCCCTAGAGGGCGGCGGTACCGTAACCTCCCCCTTTATTCCATGGAACACCTGTGGGGCCTATATGTGGCAAATGCTGGGCGTTCATCCCTTCACCTACCTGCCCTACACTTTCTTTAACCTATTGGTACCGGTGGTCAACGTGATCCTCGGTTACACAGGATTTAAGATCCGAAAACTGGAAGAGGAAGATCCGGAAGCGATCAAAGGCTAACTCTTTTAGTAAGACAGATTGACCCTTTGTTTGATCATAAAGCGTAAAAAAACCCCCGTTGGATGCTATCCATCGGGGTTTTTTTTACGCTCTTGTTTCTAAATTCAATCTGTCTTCGTTTTTCTTCGTTTTTTTCTTCTTTAATACATCAGGGGGATCCCTCCGGAGTTATTACTGATCCAGGGCGTCCTCAATGGCTTCTAGGGCTCCTTCACTGGACTCCGTAGCACCGGATACCGAATCCACCTCTGTGGATTGGGCTTCAAGCACCGATTCAATAATTTCATCGATGGCTATATCTCCAAGACCTCCGGTTTCGCTTTCCTCTACAACAACAATGTCTAGAATCTCTTCTCCGTCGGTAACTACATCCAGGATAATCTCTCCACCGTAACCGCTGCCGGTACCCAGGGTACCTTGTTGTTCATAAGCTTCTCCGCCAAGTTCCACCCCTGCATCCTCCAGGGCTTCCTTCACACCGGAGATCACTGCTTCGCTGGACTCTGTAGCTCCCGATACGGTATCTACATCTACGGACTGTTCTTCGATTATGGTTGCCACGGTCTCTTCCATGCCTTCATCGCCTAAGCCTTCCGTCTCGCTATGCTCGATGATATTAACGGCGGCAATTTCTCCGTCGGCAATAATTACTTCCAGTTCTATATCTCCACCGTAGCCTTGGGCTACTACGTTATAAGCTTCACCGGCAACTAAACCGGCCTCC
The sequence above is drawn from the Isachenkonia alkalipeptolytica genome and encodes:
- a CDS encoding FMN-binding protein, translated to MDKKQIIATIAMVLIAVVALLGYDALREDVTAGAQSYEVTAEGYGGAVRLEVFISDEEIVEIEVLEQNETEGLGDDAIFEVIERIIENNSTEVEVVSGATISSDAAITAVENALAEAGLVAGEAYNVVAQGYGGDIELEVIIADGEIAAVNIIEHSETEGLGDEGMEETVATIIEEQSVDVDTVSGATESSEAVISGVKEALEDAGVELGGEAYEQQGTLGTGSGYGGEIILDVVTDGEEILDIVVVEESETGGLGDIAIDEIIESVLEAQSTEVDSVSGATESSEGALEAIEDALDQ
- the nhaC gene encoding Na+/H+ antiporter NhaC; translated protein: MKEKKKANIGHALIPIVSLIVFLLVGIVFLGADPHIPLLLGVIVAAAVAIFALNYTWEEVEGSIVDGIKLAMQAIVILMIIGTLVGTWLLSGTVPTLIYYGLQILSPGIFLIATLLICSIVSISVGSSWTTVATIGVALMGVGQGLGIPVGIVAGAIVSGSYFGDKMSPLSDTTNLAPAMAGGELFSHIKYMFWTTGPAYIIALIIFGVMGAGYAGGEIDTDRINAILNALSDNFNLSPLLAIPPLLVIVIVIFKVPAIPGLLAGTFLGGLFAFIFQGAGLGEIIDAAHYGFGIDTGVEIVDDLVSGGGLDGMMWTVSLIIIALSLGGVLESTGMLSAVGDTILTVAKTTGSLILATILSCIAINLLSGDQYLAIVVPGRMFKDTYKDKNLSPMVLSRALEGGGTVTSPFIPWNTCGAYMWQMLGVHPFTYLPYTFFNLLVPVVNVILGYTGFKIRKLEEEDPEAIKG